TTTAGCTGTTCCATAATTTCCTTCACCCGCTCGCTTATGAGGTCAAGTTCTTGGTCGTTCTTATAAATGGGTATGATTACTACCTGGATGGGTGCCAATTTGGGCGGCAGCACAAGACCATTGTTGTCGGAGTGAGCCATAATAAGGGCGCCAATCAGGCGGGTTGAAACCCCCCATGAGCTAGCCCAAACGTACTCCAACTTTCCCTCTTTGCTGGTGAATTGCACGTCGAAAGCCTTGGCGAAATTTTGGCCAAGAAAGTGTGACGTACCCGACTGGAGTGCCTTGCCATCCTGCATTAACGCTTCTATGGTATAGGTTTCCACTGCACCGGCAAAGCGCTCGCTTTCCGACTTAATACCTTTAATCACCGGAAGCGACATCCATTTTTCAGCAAAGGTGGCATAAACGTCAATCATTCTCTCTGTTTCCTCAATTGCTTCCAGCTGGGTAGCATGGGCAGTATGCCCCTCTTGCCATAAGAATTCAGTTGTGCGTAGAAAGAGACGCGTGCGCATTTCCCAACGAACAACGTTTGCCCACTGGTTACATAGAATGGGGAGGTCACGATAGGAGGTTATCCAGTTCTTATAGGTGTTCCAGATAATGGTTTCTGAGGTTGGGCGCACAATGAGCTCCTCCTCCAGCTTTGCATCAGGGTCAACCACCACCCCTTTACCGTCAGGTGAGGCTTTTAACCTGTAATGGGTTACCACGGCACACTCCTTGGCGAATCCTTCAACGTGCTGGGCTTCCTTGCTAAAGAACGATTTTGGAATAAATAGCGGGAAATATGCATTGACGTGTCCTGTCTCCTTAAACATATGGTCGAGTGCCTGCTGCATTTTCTCCCAAATGGCATAGCCATAGGGCTTTATAACCATACAACCTCTAACCGCACTGTTTTCAGCAAGATCTGCTTTGATAACAAGATCGTTATACCACTGAGAATAATTTTCCTCTTTGTTGGTAAGTTCCTTAAGTTCTTTAGCCATTTTTAATCTTTGGTATGATATTTGCAATTTTCATGTAGGAAATAACAATTGCAAAGTAAACAAATATTACACTTTATTCATAAAAATTGGGAGGGAGATTACCATGAAAACTAAACTATTAACCATGTTTTTGGCAGCCGGGATGCTTTCAGGGTGTTCATCTGCTTTCTACCTTTCATCTGCCGATCCTGGGGCCGATGATGTTTACTACAACCCAAATAGGACTTACACGGCAGCAACAGCTCAACCGGAGATGAATCCTACAAACTCTAACGATCCTCGCATTGCAGAATTGCAGAAAAGAATGAATACTTCGATGTCTGACGCTGTTGCGGATACTACCTCCACTGCTGTTGATACAACGAATGTAGTGCAGAAGGATGAAAATCCATACAATTCCATTCTTGCATCTAGCTATCAGGATGCCCAAAATCGGAGAGATGCGGCACAAGCAGATCCCTCTATGAACTATAGCGATCTTCAAACCGCTTTATTCTACGCTTCAGCTTACGACCCAGCTTTTTACAATGTTATAGTTTATGGTTCACACGTTTGGGTTGAGCCTAAGTATATGTATACTGGCTGGTATAGGCCAGTTTCCAGCTTCTCGTATTACGGGGGATATGGTTATCCATACTCTTCCAGCGTTTATTTAGGTTTTGGCTATTCACCATTTGATTATGGTTTCTACCCGTTTTCCTATGGATTAGGATTGGCATTTTACGATCCTTACTATGGCTGGAATGATTGGGGTTTTGATAGGTATCACAACAACTATGGGTATAACAACTATGGGTATAACAACTACGGATACAACAACGGGCGAAATAGCTACTATGGACCACGACGCAGTTCTACAGGAAGTGTTTATAATTCATCCACAATGCTACGTAGAAGTACACCAAGTTCTATAGCTCGGTCTCGGTCTGAGGCAACTAATCCGAATACAACTGGCGTTCGTCGCCCGTATACAAATGCAACCAACCCTAATACAGGCACGGCTGGTTATACTAGAAGGCCTGCCGCCAATCCAAGAACTACATACACAAGACCTTCCGAATTAACAGGTAGGAGAACACCCAACGCCAGCAACTATACTCCCACCTATACACGGCCATCAAACGGATTAAGGCAGAACTACAATAACAATAGACCTGCTACCAGTAGTACTCCTGCTAACAACTATTATCGTAGACCTGCTTCTTCTACCACCACAACACCTAGTAGACCTGCAAGCACAAATGAATATCGTAGACCTGCAAGCACTACTAATGAGTATCGCAGACCTGCAAGCACTAATGAATTTATCAGACCTGCATCTTCTGG
This is a stretch of genomic DNA from Williamwhitmania sp.. It encodes these proteins:
- a CDS encoding aminoacyl--tRNA ligase-related protein; its protein translation is MAKELKELTNKEENYSQWYNDLVIKADLAENSAVRGCMVIKPYGYAIWEKMQQALDHMFKETGHVNAYFPLFIPKSFFSKEAQHVEGFAKECAVVTHYRLKASPDGKGVVVDPDAKLEEELIVRPTSETIIWNTYKNWITSYRDLPILCNQWANVVRWEMRTRLFLRTTEFLWQEGHTAHATQLEAIEETERMIDVYATFAEKWMSLPVIKGIKSESERFAGAVETYTIEALMQDGKALQSGTSHFLGQNFAKAFDVQFTSKEGKLEYVWASSWGVSTRLIGALIMAHSDNNGLVLPPKLAPIQVVIIPIYKNDQELDLISERVKEIMEQL